A window of the Bradyrhizobium diazoefficiens genome harbors these coding sequences:
- the ribH gene encoding 6,7-dimethyl-8-ribityllumazine synthase, which translates to MADARRAPLKDQTDISGARALIVEARFYDDLQDALLDGAVAELKGAGLTHDVITVPGALEIPAAVAIAVDAAAANGKPYDAVIALGCVIRGDTIHFEIVSQESSRALMDLAVARKLPLGNGILTVNNEDQAWARARASELNKGGDAARAALAMLRIKRRMARA; encoded by the coding sequence CGCACCCCTGAAGGACCAGACCGACATTTCCGGCGCGCGCGCGCTGATTGTCGAGGCGCGGTTCTATGACGATCTCCAGGACGCGCTTCTGGACGGCGCGGTGGCCGAGCTGAAGGGAGCTGGCCTAACCCATGACGTCATCACGGTTCCCGGCGCGCTGGAGATCCCGGCGGCGGTCGCGATTGCGGTTGATGCGGCTGCTGCGAACGGCAAGCCCTATGACGCGGTGATCGCGCTCGGCTGCGTCATCCGCGGCGACACCATTCATTTCGAGATCGTCTCGCAGGAATCCTCGCGCGCGCTGATGGATCTTGCGGTGGCGCGAAAGCTGCCGCTCGGCAACGGCATCCTCACCGTCAACAATGAGGACCAGGCCTGGGCGCGGGCGCGCGCCAGTGAGCTCAACAAGGGCGGCGATGCCGCGCGCGCAGCACTTGCGATGCTGCGCATCAAACGCCGCATGGCGCGGGCCTGA